In the genome of Raphanus sativus cultivar WK10039 chromosome 4, ASM80110v3, whole genome shotgun sequence, one region contains:
- the LOC108849134 gene encoding transcription factor MYB88, translating into MEETTERKKKVNNDDSKKKERHIVTWSQEEDDILRKQITLHGTDNWAIIASNFSDKSTRQCRRRWYTYLNSDFKRGGWSPEEDTLLCEAQRVFGNRWTEIAKVVSGRTDNAVKNRFTTLCKKRAKYEAMAAKDNNNNRIASCVNSNNKRMLLPDCGISTPQKAETHSPLSKKIRRSDVPDVTVFAGYGDRSHIKVNPGVNQHLYGDRSHIKVVNQQIRPPFSVLPHIEDEKKNQTCNAKESEGEDKGKDDPKVTCLMQQAELLSSLAQKVNADNTEQSMENAWKVLQDFFNKSKENDVFRYGLPDIDYQLEEFKDLVEDLRISNEDSQASWRQPELHDSPASSDYSSGSTAMPHSSGDQTQQPMSGSQTETQELNPGELLPPASDATVEQVDLLSTCQDVLENPNEIMPMSVEEEFKSPVQVTPLFRSLAAGIPSPQFSESERNFVLKTLGVESPCPSANLSQPPPCKRVLLDSL; encoded by the exons atggaagagacaacggagaggaagaagaaggttaaCAACGATGATTCCAAAAAGAAGGAGCGTCATATTGTTACTTGGTCTCAagag GAGGATGATATTCTTCGAAAGCAAATCACTTTACATGGAACTGACAA TTGGGCGATCATTGCTTCCAACTTCAGTGATAAGAGCACAAGGCAGTGTAGACGCAG ATGGTATACATACTTAAACTCTGATTTCAAGAGAGGAGGTTGGTCCCCTGAAGAAGATACTCTTTTGTGTGAG GCACAAAGAGTGTTTGGGAACAGATGGACTGAGATTGCAAAAGTGGTCTCAGGCAG AACGGATAATGCAGTGAAGAACAGGTTCACAACACTGTGCAAGAAGAGAGCCAAGTATGAAGCCATGGCGGCTAaagacaataataataataggaTTGCTTCTTGTGTCAACTCTAACAACAAAAGGATGTTGCTCCCAGATTGTGGTATCAGTACACCACAGAAAGCCGAAACCCATTCCCCTCTTTCTAAAAAGATTAG GAGAAGTGACGTTCCTGATGTAACAGTGTTTGCTGGCTATGGGGATAGATCACACATAAAGGTTAATCCGGGTGTGAACCAGCATCTCTATGGGGACAGATCACATATAAAGGTTGTGAATCAGCAGATAAGACCTCCTTTTTCGGTACTACCCCACATTGAGGACGAGAAGAAGAATCAAACATGCAATGCCAAAGAGAGTGAAG GTGAAGATAAAGGGAAGGATGATCCAAAGGTGACATGTTTGATGCAACAAGCTGAGCTTCTCAGTTCATTGGCCCAGAAAGTTAATGCAGATAACACAGAACAAAGCATGGAGAATGCCTGGAAG GTGCTGCAGGATTTCTTTAATAAAAGCAAAGAGAATGATGTATTCAGATACGGACTACCTGATATCGATTACCAACTTGAGGAATTTAAGGATCTTGTTGAAGACTTGAGGATTAGCAACGAAGATAGTCAAGCCTCTTGGAG GCAACCTGAACTCCATGATTCACCTGCAAGCTCTGACTATAGCTCAGGATCAACTGCAATGCCACATTCTTCTGGTGATCAAACCCAACAACCCATGTCTGGTTCTCAGACAGAAACGCAGGAGCTAAATCCTGGGGAGTTACTACCACCAGCCTCTGATGCAACTGTGGAACAAGTGGATTTACTTTCAACTTGTCAAGATGTCCTAGAGAACCCTAATGAGATTATGCCTATGTCGGTTGAGGAAGAGTTCAAATCGCCTGTTCAAGTCACTCCATTGTTCAGATCTCTAGCAGCAGGCATCCCAAGCCCACAATTCTCTGAAAGT GAGAGGAACTTTGTGCTGAAAACACTTGGTGTTGAGTCCCCATGTCCAAGTGCTAATCTTTCACAACCACCTCCTTGCAAAAGAGTCCTTCTTGATAGCTtgtaa
- the LOC108854233 gene encoding probable serine/threonine-protein kinase PBL3 — protein MGNCLDSSAKVDSSSRHSPHANSGSSGSRVSSKTSRRSTAPSSSLSINSDTSVESLATTPRTEGEILSSPNLKAFTFHDLKSATRNFRPDSLLGEGGFGYVFKGWLDRTTLTASKPGSGIVVAVKKLKTEGFQGHKEWLTEVNYLGQLSHPNLVKLVGYCVEGEDRLLVYEFMPKGSLENHLFRRGAQPLTWAIRMKVAIGAAKGLTFLHDAKSQVIYRDFKAANILLDAEFNAKLSDFGLAKAGPTGDRTHVSTQVVGTHGYAAPEYVATGRLTAKSDVYSFGVVLLELLSGRRAVDKSKVGVEQSLVDWATPYLGDRRKLFRIMDTRLGGQYPQKGAYTAASLALQCLNPDAKLRPKMSEVLSKLDQLESTTTKHGTGVAGANRQGQIDSPRGSSGPGARQGQIDSPRGSNGSVVQKSPRRYSYDRPLLHITQVASPLPSHNSQSPRVR, from the exons ATGGGTAATTGTTTGGATTCATCAGCTAAAGTGGACAGTAGCAGCCGCCACAGTCCTCATGCTAATTCTG GTTCATCGGGTTCAAGAGTTTCTAGCAAGACGAGCCGCCGCTCCACAGCTCCCTCAAGCAGCTTAAGCATCAATTCCGACACTAGCGTAGAGTCTTTAGCTACTACACCAAGAACCGAAGGAGAGATACTGTCATCACCCAATCTCAAAGCTTTCACCTTTCACGACCTCAAGAGCGCTACTAGGAACTTCCGACCTGATAGTCTCCTTGGCGAAGGAGGCTTTGGTTATGTCTTTAAAGGCTGGCTTGATCGCACAACGCTTACCGCTTCAAAACCTGGTTCTGGTATCGTTGTCGCTGTTAAGAAGCTTAAAACCGAAGGTTTTCAAGGTCATAAGGAGTGGCTG ACAGAAGTGAACTATCTAGGTCAGCTTAGTCATCCAAATCTGGTCAAACTAGTTGGGTATTGTGTAGAAGGTGAAGACCGGTTGTTGGTATATGAGTTCATGCCTAAAGGAAGCTTGGAGAATCATCTTTTTAGAC GTGGTGCGCAGCCACTAACATGGGCAATAAGGATGAAAGTTGCAATAGGAGCAGCTAAGGGGCTTACTTTTCTTCACGACGCTAAATCTCAAGTGATATACAGAGACTTTAAAGCTGCCAACATTCTACTTGACGCA GAGTTCAATGCTAAACTTTCAGACTTCGGTTTAGCTAAAGCTGGTCCTACTGGTGACAGGACACATGTGTCCACTCAAGTCGTGGGTACTCACGGTTACGCAGCCCCTGAATATGTAGCCACAG GACGGTTAACAGCTAAGAGCGACGTGTACAGTTTCGGTGTGGTGCTGCTGGAGTTGCTCTCAGGACGAAGAGCCGTGGACAAATCAAAAGTTGGAGTGGAGCAGAGTCTAGTGGATTGGGCAACACCGTATCTTGGGGACAGGCGAAAGCTCTTCCGGATAATGGACACGAGGTTAGGTGGTCAGTATCCTCAGAAAGGAGCATACACAGCTGCTAGTCTCGCATTACAGTGCTTAAACCCTGACGCAAAACTCAGACCAAAAATGTCTGAAGTTTTGTCCAAGCTGGATCAGCTTGAATCAACAACTACTAAACATGGAACTGGAGTTGCTGGAGCTAATAGACAAGGTCAGATTGATTCTCCAAGAGGTAGTAGTGGACCTGGAGCTAGGCAAGGTCAGATTGATTCTCCGAGAGGTAGTAATGGATCTGTTGTACAGAAATCTCCGAGGAGGTATAGTTACGATCGGCCACTCTTGCACATAACTCAGGTTGCTTCTCCGTTGCCTTCTCACAACAGTCAATCTCCTCGTGTAAGATAG
- the LOC108854232 gene encoding probable LRR receptor-like serine/threonine-protein kinase At2g02780 isoform X1, whose protein sequence is MSFCFSKPKHISKHLKFLQQKMQSSLQKHVFSLTFLLPLLLPLLSESQLPPTESKTLLDIQKQLQYPQILQSWTNTANFCNIPSSPSLRVICSKGHITELTITGNRTSKLSGRFEELFTLLTKLSSLNTLSLTSLGISGPLSPKIITNLSPSLQSLNLTSNFISGNIPKEISSLKNLKSLVLTNNLLNGSVFDLRGLSNLQELDLGGNNLGPELPSLPSNLISVSLRNSSFRSKLSEQIKKLNKLQRLDLSSNEFTGSIPEFLFSLPSLQTLGLAQNMFSGSLPNSSCSSSKVRTLDVSRNLLTGKLPSCYSSKSSKNQTVLFSFNCLSLNGTPNAKYQRPLSFCRNQASKAIAVEPVPKVEEKDSARIKLGMVILVITGVVILGAILVVLVLIVLKRRRRSGTEEDTFEVNNNNNNDRYASDKVSVCSNTTTSTKTTERIFSNVGRVPQTMRSAVIGLPPYHIFSLEELEEATNDFDAASLLCEQLYRGSLREGIAVTVRCIKLKQKNLPQSLAQQMEVLSKLRHMHLVSVLGHCIASNQGHNQHAGHTIFIVQEYISNGSLKDFLTDCRKKEVMKWPQRMAIAIGVARGIQFLHMGVAPGIFGNNLDIENILLDGTLTVKISGYTIPLPSQVGAESHQVKTPRSNEDGEKEDVYQFGVILLQIITGKVVSAGSSEMGSLKLQLENGLRDEPSVLSSLADPTVRGSYAYESLRTTVEFAINCLCEDQSKRPSIEDVVWNLQYTIQVQQGWTNSGNHEATMKAIYE, encoded by the exons ATGAGTTTCTGTTTCTCTAAGCCAAAACACATCTCCAAACACTTAAAATTCTTACAGCAAAAAATGCAGAGTTCCCTCCAAAAACATGTATTCTCCCTCActttccttcttcctcttctccttccACTACTCTCTGAGTCTCAATTACCTCCAACTGAATCAAAAACTCTCCTTGATATCCAGAAGCAACTACAATATCCACAGATTCTTCAATCATGGACCAATACAGCCAACTTCTGCAACAtcccttcttctccttccttgaGAGTCATCTGCTCCAAAGGTCACATAACAGAATTAACCATCACCGGAAACAGAACCAGTAAGCTCTCTGGAAGATTCGAAGAGCTCTTCACTCTTCTTACAAAACTCTCAAGCTTAAACACTTTGTCTCTTACCTCCCTCGGTATATCTGGTCCTCTCTCTCCTAAGATAATCACCAATTTATCACCTTCTCTCCAGTCTCTCAATCTCACCTCTAATTTCATATCCGGGAATATTCCAAAAGAGATTTCGTCTTTGAAGAATCTGAAAAGCCTTGTTTTAACAAACAATCTGCTCAACGGTTCTGTCTTTGATCTCAGAGGGTTGTCTAATCTTCAAGAGCTGGATTTGGGAGGTAATAATCTTGGTCCTGAATTGCCTTCACTTCCAAGTAACCTCATCTCTGTTTCATTGAGGAACAGCTCTTTTAGATCCAAGCTTTCAGAACAGATCAAGAAGCTGAATAAGCTTCAAAGATTAGACCTCTCTTCCAACGAGTTCACCGGATCCATTCCGGAGTTTCTGTtttctcttccttctcttcaAACTCTCGGTTTGGCTCAGAATATGTTCAGCGGATCGCTTCCAAATTCCTCTTGCAGCTCCTCAAAGGTTAGAACTTTAGACGTTTCTCGCAATCTTCTAACCGGAAAGCTTCCTTCTTGCTACTCTTCCAAGAGTTCCAAGAATCAGACAGTGCTCTTTTCATTCAATTGCCTGTCTTTGAATGGGACTCCTAACGCCAAATATCAGCGTCCGCTTTCTTTCTGTCGAAACCAAGCCAGCAAAGCAATAGCTGTGGAACCTGTCCCCAAGGTAGAAGAGAAAGATTCTGCAAGAATCAAACTCGGCATGGTGATTCTGGTAATCACCGGTGTGGTCATCCTTGGAGCAATTTTGGTTGTGTTGGTTTTGATTGTcctgaaaagaagaagaagatcaggAACAGAGGAAGATACTTTTGaagtaaacaacaacaacaacaatgatAGATATGCATCTGATAAAGTCTCAGTTTGCAGCAACACAACCACCAGCACTAA AACAACTGAAAGAATTTTCTCGAACGTAGGACGAGTACCGCAGACAATGAGATCTGCAGTGATTGGTCTGCCACCGTACCACATTTTCTCCTTGGAGGAACTGGAAGAAGCGACTAACGACTTTGATGCAGCAAGTCTTCTCTGCGAGCAG TTGTACAGAGGTAGTCTCAGAGAAGGCATAGCAGTGACAGTGAGATGTATCAAGCTGAAACAGAAGAATTTACCACAAAGCTTAGCCCAGCAGATGGAGGTTTTATCAAAGCTAAGGCACATGCATTTGGTTAGTGTTCTTGGACATTGCATTGCTAGTAACCAAGGCCACAACCAACACGCTGGACACACCATCTTCATTGTCCAAGAGTATATCTCAAACGGGTCGTTGAAGGACTTTCTCACAG ATTGTAGGAAGAAAGAGGTGATGAAATGGCCTCAAAGAATGGCGATAGCCATAGGAGTCGCTAGAGGGATACAGTTCTTGCACATGGGAGTAGCACCAGGAATCTTTGGGAACAATTTGGATATAGAGAATATTCTGCTTGATGGAACACTCACTGTAAAAATCAGTGGCTACACTATTCCTTTACCATCCCAG GTTGGAGCAGAGAGCCATCAAGTCAAAACTCCCCGGAG TAATGAGGATGGAGAGAAAGAAGATGTGTACCAGTTTGGAGTGATACTGCTTCAGATCATCACAGGGAAGGTAGTATCTGCAGGCTCTTCAGAGATGGGAAGTCTGAAGCTTCAG CTAGAGAATGGTTTGAGAGATGAACCGTCCGTATTGAGCAGCTTAGCAGATCCAACTGTTAGAGGATCATATGCTTATGAGTCGTTGAGGACAACAGTGGAATTTGCTATCAACTGTCTTTGTGAAGATCAGAGCAAGCGACCATCGATTGAAGATGTTGTTTGGAATCTGCAGTATACAATTCAAGTGCAACAAGGATGGACAAACAGTGGGAATCATGAAGCAACCATGAAGGCAATATATGAATGA
- the LOC108854232 gene encoding probable LRR receptor-like serine/threonine-protein kinase At2g02780 isoform X2 encodes MSFCFSKPKHISKHLKFLQQKMQSSLQKHVFSLTFLLPLLLPLLSESQLPPTESKTLLDIQKQLQYPQILQSWTNTANFCNIPSSPSLRVICSKGHITELTITGNRTSKLSGRFEELFTLLTKLSSLNTLSLTSLGISGPLSPKIITNLSPSLQSLNLTSNFISGNIPKEISSLKNLKSLVLTNNLLNGSVFDLRGLSNLQELDLGGNNLGPELPSLPSNLISVSLRNSSFRSKLSEQIKKLNKLQRLDLSSNEFTGSIPEFLFSLPSLQTLGLAQNMFSGSLPNSSCSSSKVRTLDVSRNLLTGKLPSCYSSKSSKNQTVLFSFNCLSLNGTPNAKYQRPLSFCRNQASKAIAVEPVPKVEEKDSARIKLGMVILVITGVVILGAILVVLVLIVLKRRRRSGTEEDTFEVNNNNNNDRYASDKVSVCSNTTTSTKSLPDSRRVPQTMRSAVIGLPPYHIFSLEELEEATNDFDAASLLCEQLYRGSLREGIAVTVRCIKLKQKNLPQSLAQQMEVLSKLRHMHLVSVLGHCIASNQGHNQHAGHTIFIVQEYISNGSLKDFLTDCRKKEVMKWPQRMAIAIGVARGIQFLHMGVAPGIFGNNLDIENILLDGTLTVKISGYTIPLPSQVGAESHQVKTPRSNEDGEKEDVYQFGVILLQIITGKVVSAGSSEMGSLKLQLENGLRDEPSVLSSLADPTVRGSYAYESLRTTVEFAINCLCEDQSKRPSIEDVVWNLQYTIQVQQGWTNSGNHEATMKAIYE; translated from the exons ATGAGTTTCTGTTTCTCTAAGCCAAAACACATCTCCAAACACTTAAAATTCTTACAGCAAAAAATGCAGAGTTCCCTCCAAAAACATGTATTCTCCCTCActttccttcttcctcttctccttccACTACTCTCTGAGTCTCAATTACCTCCAACTGAATCAAAAACTCTCCTTGATATCCAGAAGCAACTACAATATCCACAGATTCTTCAATCATGGACCAATACAGCCAACTTCTGCAACAtcccttcttctccttccttgaGAGTCATCTGCTCCAAAGGTCACATAACAGAATTAACCATCACCGGAAACAGAACCAGTAAGCTCTCTGGAAGATTCGAAGAGCTCTTCACTCTTCTTACAAAACTCTCAAGCTTAAACACTTTGTCTCTTACCTCCCTCGGTATATCTGGTCCTCTCTCTCCTAAGATAATCACCAATTTATCACCTTCTCTCCAGTCTCTCAATCTCACCTCTAATTTCATATCCGGGAATATTCCAAAAGAGATTTCGTCTTTGAAGAATCTGAAAAGCCTTGTTTTAACAAACAATCTGCTCAACGGTTCTGTCTTTGATCTCAGAGGGTTGTCTAATCTTCAAGAGCTGGATTTGGGAGGTAATAATCTTGGTCCTGAATTGCCTTCACTTCCAAGTAACCTCATCTCTGTTTCATTGAGGAACAGCTCTTTTAGATCCAAGCTTTCAGAACAGATCAAGAAGCTGAATAAGCTTCAAAGATTAGACCTCTCTTCCAACGAGTTCACCGGATCCATTCCGGAGTTTCTGTtttctcttccttctcttcaAACTCTCGGTTTGGCTCAGAATATGTTCAGCGGATCGCTTCCAAATTCCTCTTGCAGCTCCTCAAAGGTTAGAACTTTAGACGTTTCTCGCAATCTTCTAACCGGAAAGCTTCCTTCTTGCTACTCTTCCAAGAGTTCCAAGAATCAGACAGTGCTCTTTTCATTCAATTGCCTGTCTTTGAATGGGACTCCTAACGCCAAATATCAGCGTCCGCTTTCTTTCTGTCGAAACCAAGCCAGCAAAGCAATAGCTGTGGAACCTGTCCCCAAGGTAGAAGAGAAAGATTCTGCAAGAATCAAACTCGGCATGGTGATTCTGGTAATCACCGGTGTGGTCATCCTTGGAGCAATTTTGGTTGTGTTGGTTTTGATTGTcctgaaaagaagaagaagatcaggAACAGAGGAAGATACTTTTGaagtaaacaacaacaacaacaatgatAGATATGCATCTGATAAAGTCTCAGTTTGCAGCAACACAACCACCAGCACTAAGTCATTACCAGATTCAA GACGAGTACCGCAGACAATGAGATCTGCAGTGATTGGTCTGCCACCGTACCACATTTTCTCCTTGGAGGAACTGGAAGAAGCGACTAACGACTTTGATGCAGCAAGTCTTCTCTGCGAGCAG TTGTACAGAGGTAGTCTCAGAGAAGGCATAGCAGTGACAGTGAGATGTATCAAGCTGAAACAGAAGAATTTACCACAAAGCTTAGCCCAGCAGATGGAGGTTTTATCAAAGCTAAGGCACATGCATTTGGTTAGTGTTCTTGGACATTGCATTGCTAGTAACCAAGGCCACAACCAACACGCTGGACACACCATCTTCATTGTCCAAGAGTATATCTCAAACGGGTCGTTGAAGGACTTTCTCACAG ATTGTAGGAAGAAAGAGGTGATGAAATGGCCTCAAAGAATGGCGATAGCCATAGGAGTCGCTAGAGGGATACAGTTCTTGCACATGGGAGTAGCACCAGGAATCTTTGGGAACAATTTGGATATAGAGAATATTCTGCTTGATGGAACACTCACTGTAAAAATCAGTGGCTACACTATTCCTTTACCATCCCAG GTTGGAGCAGAGAGCCATCAAGTCAAAACTCCCCGGAG TAATGAGGATGGAGAGAAAGAAGATGTGTACCAGTTTGGAGTGATACTGCTTCAGATCATCACAGGGAAGGTAGTATCTGCAGGCTCTTCAGAGATGGGAAGTCTGAAGCTTCAG CTAGAGAATGGTTTGAGAGATGAACCGTCCGTATTGAGCAGCTTAGCAGATCCAACTGTTAGAGGATCATATGCTTATGAGTCGTTGAGGACAACAGTGGAATTTGCTATCAACTGTCTTTGTGAAGATCAGAGCAAGCGACCATCGATTGAAGATGTTGTTTGGAATCTGCAGTATACAATTCAAGTGCAACAAGGATGGACAAACAGTGGGAATCATGAAGCAACCATGAAGGCAATATATGAATGA
- the LOC108854237 gene encoding ubiquitin-conjugating enzyme E2 2, giving the protein MSTPARKRLMRDFKRLQQDPPAGISGAPQDNNIMLWNAVIFGPDDTPWDGGTFKLSLQFSEDYPNKPPTVRFVSRMFHPNIYADGSICLDILQNQWSPIYDVAAILTSIQSLLCDPNPNSPANSEAARMFSESKREYNRRVREVVEQSWTAD; this is encoded by the exons ATGTCGACTCCAGCGAGGAAGAGGTTGATGAGGGATTTCAAGAGGTTGCAGCAAGACCCACCTGCTGGTATTAGCGGTGCTCCCCAAGACAACAACATCATGCTCTGGAATGCTGTTATTTTCGG GCCTGATGACACCCCATGGGATGGAG GTACTTTCAAACTCTCACTGCAGTTTTCTGAAGATTATCCAAACAAACCACCTACTGTTCGGTTTGTTTCACGGATGTTCCATCCTAATA TTTATGCTGATGGGAGTATATGCTTAGACATCCTCCAAAACCAGTGGAGTCCTATATATGATGTCGCTGCTATACTTACCTCCATTCag TCATTGCTCTGTGATCCTAATCCAAATTCTCCTGCGAATTCCGAAGCTGCACGAATGTTCAGCGAAAGCAAACGCGAGTACAACAGAAGAGTCCGCGAGGTTGTGGAACAAAGCTGGACTGCAGACTAG
- the LOC108854236 gene encoding single-stranded DNA-binding protein WHY3, chloroplastic, giving the protein MSQLLSSPPMAVNSKIFLTHRPEARVLTAGGFVGKGHCFAVKVKPMEERVKLTVKSRYSDSSSPPYSPPQNGEGGSSPRFYVGHSIYKGKAALTIEPRAPEFVSLQSGAFKLSKEGFLLLQFAPAAGVRQYDWSRKQVFSLSVTEIGNLVSLGPRESCEFFHDPNKGKGSDEGKVRKVLKVEPLPDGSGRFFNLSVQNKLLNVDESVYIPITKAEFAVLISAFNFILPHLIGWQAFANSIKPEDSNRLNNASPKYGGDYEWSR; this is encoded by the exons aTGTCGCAGCTCTTATCTTCTCCTCCAATGGCGGTCAACTCCAAAATATTCTTAACCCACCGCCCAGAAGCTCGTGTTCTCACCGCCGGTGGTTTTGTCGGAAAAGGGCATTGCTTCGCCGTGAAAGTGAAACCGATGGAGGAGAGGGTGAAGCTAACGGTGAAGTCTCGGTATAGCGACTCATCTTCACCACCTTACTCTCCTCCGCAAAACG GGGAAGGAGGATCTTCGCCGCGGTTTTATGTGGGTCATTCTATTTACAAAGGGAAAGCTGCTCTTACTATTGAGCCTCGTGCCCCCGAGTTTGTGTCTTTACAa TCTGGTGCATTCAAGCTTTCTAAGGAAGGGTTCTTGCTCCTCCAGTTTGCTCCTGCAGCTGGTGTTCGTCAGTACGATTGGAGCAGGAAACAG GTGTTCTCATTGTCGGTTACAGAGATTGGTAATTTAGTTAGCCTTGGGCCGAGGGAATCATGTGAATTCTTTCATGATCCTAACAAGGGAAAAGG TAGTGATGAAGGTAAAGTGAGGAAAGTGCTGAAAGTTGAACCCCTTCCAGACGGTTCTGGCCGCTTCTTTAACCTGA GTGTTCAAAACAAGCTTTTGAATGTAGATGAGAGTGTGTACATACCTATCACTAAAGCAGAGTTTGCTGTTCTTATCTCTGCTTTCAAC TTCATCTTGCCGCACCTTATAGGCTGGCAAGCATTTGCAAACTCCATCAAACCAGAAGACTCTAATCGTCTTAACAATGCGTCACCTAAGTATGGAGGAGACTACGAATGGAGTAGATGA
- the LOC108854235 gene encoding uncharacterized protein LOC108854235 codes for MEKWPIFWGSYSLLVKRFEKSGDHSDDDSDDVATQMQRLAMDIRQISSSRQITVMNGSQRADFTPFIVPAATLGAIGYGYMWYKGMSFSDIMCVTKRSMEEAVSNLTKHLDTVSEALSNAKKHLSERLKRTDDKMELQKDLLKGVQDNVGFALENLANIGDDFDAMHSMFGGMGGKLDSIEYKQNIANMGLMYLCDSMGGENHKIPDILMQEKLRLSGKSNACIVTTNEENSTSESEGLKESDKIELLEG; via the exons ATGGAAAAATGGCCGATCTTTTGGGGGAGCTACAG tctttTGGTGAAGCGTTTTGAGAAATCTGGAGATCATTCAGATGATGATTCTGATGACGTGGCTACTCAG ATGCAACGGTTAGCTATGGACATCCGGCAGATATCCTCCTCCCGCCAGATTACTGTTATGAATGGAtctcaacgag CTGACTTCACCCCGTTTATAGTCCCGGCAGCGACGTTAGGAGCTATAGGTTACGGCTACATGTGGTACAAG GGTATGTCATTCTCTGACATCATGTGCGTTACAAAGCGGAGCATGGAAGAGGCAGTCTCGAACTTGACTAAGCATTTGGATACCGTTTCTGAAGCTCTTTCT AATGCTAAGAAGCACTTGTCTGAGCGGCTGAAGAGGACGGATGATAAGATGGAATTGCAGAAGGATCTCTTAAAGGGAGTCCAGGACAAT GTGGGTTTTGCTCTAGAGAATCTTGCTAACATTGGAGATGATTTTGACGCAATGCATAGCATGTTTGGTGGTATG GGTGGGAAATTAGATAGCATTGAGTACAAGCAG AATATTGCCAATATGGGTCTAATGTATCTATGCGACTCTATGGGCGGAGAAAATCACAAGATACCTGATATTCTGATGCAG GAGAAGCTTCGACTTTCTGGCAAGTCAAACGCATGTATAGTAACTACAAACGAAGAAAATTCAACCTCAGAGTCAGAG GGTTTGAAAGAAAGCGACAAGATAGAGCTACTTGAAGGCTGA